A DNA window from Bifidobacteriaceae bacterium contains the following coding sequences:
- a CDS encoding LpqB family beta-propeller domain-containing protein, with amino-acid sequence MNPERRSGKAGRRPVGIVLLVVTAMAAGCATLPQSGPVQQGQPDEGREELYVQGLAAPPVKDANLDQIVQGFLQAMLAGSSDDFKVARSYLTAEAAAVWNPFASVRVYQSGAEPVLAETGTQLGRVALTVKEVGVVDESGRYTMREPEAWSETLSLSQDEDSQWRISDLPDGIVIPADVFWGDYVATRIYFPSADGQFLVPDQRMFTRARAATAAVKEFLNGPPPYLTGAVSAVVPSGTRLMTETVKVTNRVAVVNLSSAISRASETARATVLACLKSSLTALPTVDSVELQVESVRLDVGQAAGLEINPVGVEGPFYLGEAGVWRYHDRQANLIEGTEAAAGWESLTVDHSLGRMAGLVEGRIDLIDRIGEPPRALAPPESVGQFTAPPVFDRLGWIWAAAADAVVAFSAEGEPFRLGAPWLDGLRVVALAPARDGARLALAVAVGDRIEVRISGIVRQERAVPWRLTGPLTVASFATGVQSLTWADDVSLAFLTAPVVPEELVPAVFTVGGDITYLKSSTDPPVALAAGRGPTELYVSGRSGGLFAYSPQRRIWEPLASGASAVALAP; translated from the coding sequence ATGAACCCAGAGCGGCGGTCGGGGAAGGCTGGGAGGCGGCCGGTCGGCATCGTGCTCCTGGTTGTCACCGCGATGGCGGCGGGCTGCGCCACGCTGCCCCAGTCGGGGCCGGTCCAGCAGGGCCAGCCGGACGAGGGGCGGGAAGAGCTGTACGTCCAGGGGTTGGCGGCGCCGCCTGTGAAGGACGCGAACCTCGACCAGATTGTCCAGGGTTTTCTGCAGGCGATGCTGGCGGGGAGCTCGGACGATTTCAAGGTCGCCCGCTCCTATCTGACGGCTGAGGCGGCGGCGGTGTGGAACCCGTTCGCCTCGGTGCGGGTCTACCAGTCGGGCGCCGAGCCGGTGCTGGCGGAGACGGGCACCCAGTTGGGGCGGGTGGCTTTGACCGTCAAGGAGGTGGGCGTGGTCGACGAGTCGGGCCGCTACACCATGCGGGAACCGGAGGCGTGGAGCGAAACCCTGTCGTTGAGCCAGGACGAGGATTCGCAGTGGCGGATTTCGGACCTGCCGGACGGGATTGTCATCCCGGCGGACGTGTTCTGGGGCGACTATGTGGCGACCAGGATCTACTTCCCTTCGGCCGATGGCCAGTTTTTGGTGCCTGACCAGCGCATGTTCACCCGCGCCAGGGCGGCCACGGCGGCGGTCAAGGAGTTCCTGAACGGGCCGCCGCCGTATTTGACGGGCGCGGTCAGCGCGGTGGTGCCGTCCGGCACGCGCTTGATGACGGAGACGGTCAAAGTGACCAACCGGGTGGCGGTGGTGAACCTGTCGAGCGCCATTTCGCGGGCTTCGGAAACGGCCCGCGCCACGGTGTTGGCTTGTCTCAAATCTTCGTTGACGGCCCTCCCGACGGTCGATTCGGTCGAACTGCAGGTCGAGTCGGTGCGTTTGGACGTGGGTCAGGCGGCCGGCCTGGAGATCAACCCGGTCGGCGTGGAGGGCCCGTTCTACCTGGGCGAGGCGGGCGTTTGGCGGTACCACGACCGACAGGCGAACCTGATCGAGGGAACCGAGGCGGCGGCCGGGTGGGAGTCGCTGACCGTCGATCACTCGCTCGGCCGGATGGCCGGCCTGGTCGAGGGGCGGATAGACCTGATCGACAGGATCGGCGAGCCGCCGCGCGCTTTGGCCCCGCCTGAGAGCGTGGGGCAGTTCACCGCCCCGCCCGTGTTCGACCGTTTGGGCTGGATTTGGGCCGCCGCCGCCGATGCTGTGGTGGCCTTTAGCGCCGAGGGGGAACCGTTCCGCTTGGGGGCGCCTTGGCTGGACGGCCTTCGGGTGGTGGCTTTGGCGCCGGCGCGCGACGGCGCCCGGTTGGCGCTGGCCGTGGCGGTAGGGGACCGGATCGAAGTGCGGATCAGCGGCATTGTCCGGCAGGAGCGGGCGGTGCCTTGGCGTTTGACCGGGCCGTTGACGGTGGCCTCGTTCGCCACCGGCGTGCAGTCTTTGACCTGGGCTGACGACGTGTCGCTGGCCTTCTTGACCGCTCCGGTGGTTCCGGAGGAACTGGTGCCGGCGGTATTCACCGTGGGGGGAGACATCACCTATCTGAAGTCTTCGACCGATCCGCCGGTCGCCCTGGCGGCGGGGCGCGGGCCGACTGAGCTGTACGTCTCGGGGCGTTCGGGCGGGTTGTTCGCGTATTCGCCGCAGCGCCGGATCTGGGAGCCCCTGGCTTCTGGGGCCAGCGCGGTGGCGCTGGCGCCGTGA
- a CDS encoding HAMP domain-containing histidine kinase — protein sequence MTQPDRAKRGLIGLVRRSLQARVMVTVIVVSSVALTAVGIALTGQVRSGIFNARVNDVLREAQRLAATAQDIFDASTAASPITAETMARDTIGQISSVGSSARAVSLLPPDDPGAGAISAIFTDPQLWDVASDALRDAARSGGQQVWQSVPLPTEPGQPTNPGVAVAQAVTLMATTYVLVMVYDLGPEQATMSLIAQVLAGSAVAVVVIVVLVTWIATLQAVRPVRQAAQVAAKLADGALGERIPVKGHNEMATLAASFNEMAAAIQRHIGQLEDLSKLQRRFVSDVSHELRTPLATIRMAGDLIYAARDRFPPDVARSAELLANQLDRFDALLSDLLEISRFDAGAAQLDTERVDLRALVGWELDAVAPLAADHRIAVTSRMPNSPAQAEVDSKRISRIIRNLVVNAIEHASSRVLVELAMSDQAIAIVVADDGVGLSEEQLERVFDRFWRADPARARTTGGTGLGLAIALEDTNLHGGNLDVWGRQGVGAVFRLVVPRRAGGQVGEPPLELGPAPSIQEVAQ from the coding sequence ATGACCCAGCCCGACAGGGCTAAGCGGGGCCTGATCGGGCTGGTGCGGCGTTCGCTCCAGGCCAGGGTCATGGTGACGGTCATCGTGGTGTCCTCGGTCGCGTTGACGGCGGTCGGGATCGCGCTGACCGGGCAGGTCAGGTCCGGCATCTTCAACGCCAGAGTGAACGACGTGCTGCGGGAGGCGCAGCGCCTGGCCGCGACCGCCCAAGACATCTTTGACGCCTCGACCGCCGCCTCGCCCATCACGGCGGAGACCATGGCCCGCGACACGATCGGCCAGATTTCCTCGGTCGGCTCCTCGGCCCGGGCCGTTTCGCTTCTGCCGCCGGATGACCCCGGCGCCGGCGCCATTTCAGCCATCTTCACGGACCCCCAGCTTTGGGACGTCGCCTCGGACGCGTTGCGCGATGCCGCCCGGTCCGGCGGGCAGCAGGTCTGGCAGTCGGTCCCGTTGCCGACAGAGCCCGGCCAGCCGACCAATCCGGGGGTGGCGGTGGCCCAGGCGGTCACGTTGATGGCGACCACCTACGTGCTGGTAATGGTCTACGACTTGGGGCCGGAGCAAGCCACGATGAGCTTGATCGCGCAGGTCCTGGCGGGTTCGGCGGTCGCGGTGGTCGTGATCGTGGTCCTGGTGACTTGGATCGCCACCCTTCAGGCGGTCCGCCCGGTGCGCCAAGCGGCGCAGGTGGCGGCGAAACTCGCGGACGGGGCGCTGGGGGAGCGCATTCCGGTCAAAGGCCACAACGAGATGGCGACTCTGGCGGCATCCTTCAACGAGATGGCGGCGGCCATCCAACGGCACATCGGCCAACTGGAGGATCTGTCCAAGCTGCAGCGGCGCTTCGTGTCTGATGTCTCGCACGAGTTGCGCACCCCGCTGGCGACGATCCGCATGGCGGGCGACCTGATCTACGCGGCGCGGGACCGGTTCCCGCCGGACGTGGCGCGGTCGGCGGAGTTGCTGGCCAACCAACTGGACCGTTTTGACGCGCTGCTGTCCGATTTGCTGGAGATTTCCCGCTTCGACGCGGGCGCCGCGCAGCTTGACACGGAACGGGTGGATCTCAGAGCGCTGGTCGGCTGGGAGCTGGACGCGGTGGCGCCGCTCGCGGCGGACCACCGCATCGCCGTCACCAGCCGCATGCCGAACAGCCCGGCCCAGGCCGAAGTGGACTCGAAACGGATCTCCCGGATCATCAGGAACTTGGTGGTCAACGCGATTGAGCACGCCTCGAGCCGGGTCTTGGTGGAGCTCGCCATGAGCGACCAGGCGATCGCCATTGTCGTGGCGGACGACGGGGTGGGTCTCAGCGAAGAGCAGTTGGAGCGGGTCTTCGACCGGTTTTGGCGGGCCGACCCGGCGCGCGCCCGCACCACCGGGGGAACGGGGCTCGGCCTGGCGATCGCGTTGGAGGACACCAACCTGCACGGCGGCAACTTGGACGTGTGGGGCAGGCAGGGGGTCGGCGCGGTCTTCCGGCTGGTGGTCCCGCGCAGGGCGGGGGGCCAGGTCGGCGAACCGCCGCTGGAGTTGGGTCCGGCGCCGTCAATCCAGGAGGTTGCCCAATGA
- a CDS encoding response regulator transcription factor yields the protein MTGRIMVVDDDVALAEMIGIVLTSEGYLPDYCTDGTQALTLIRQTRPDLVLLDLMLPGMDGIEVCRELRKESGVPVIMVTAKSDTKDIVEGLEVGADDYILKPFKPAELVARVKARLRRSPTREPEDGERLRVGDIEINVPGHEVRKAGRLISLTPLEFDILETLASKPWQVFTREMLLERVWGYKEAADTRLVNVHVQRLRTKVESDPENPKVVLTVRGVGYRAGSPQ from the coding sequence ATGACGGGCCGAATCATGGTTGTGGACGACGATGTCGCGTTGGCGGAGATGATCGGAATTGTGCTCACGTCGGAGGGTTATCTCCCCGATTACTGCACTGATGGCACCCAGGCGTTGACGCTGATCAGGCAAACCAGGCCGGACCTGGTGCTGCTGGACTTGATGCTGCCGGGGATGGACGGGATCGAAGTCTGCCGGGAACTGCGCAAAGAATCGGGCGTGCCGGTCATCATGGTGACGGCGAAATCGGACACCAAGGACATTGTCGAGGGCCTGGAGGTCGGGGCTGACGACTACATCCTCAAACCGTTCAAGCCGGCCGAGCTGGTCGCCCGAGTCAAAGCGAGGCTCAGACGCAGTCCGACCCGCGAGCCGGAGGACGGGGAGCGCCTGCGGGTCGGCGACATTGAGATCAACGTGCCGGGGCACGAGGTCCGCAAGGCGGGCCGACTGATCTCGCTAACGCCGCTCGAATTCGACATCCTGGAGACTCTCGCCTCAAAGCCGTGGCAGGTCTTCACCCGCGAAATGCTGCTGGAGCGCGTTTGGGGTTACAAAGAGGCCGCCGACACGCGACTGGTCAACGTCCACGTCCAGCGTTTGCGGACCAAGGTTGAGAGCGACCCGGAGAACCCCAAAGTGGTGTTGACGGTTCGCGGCGTGGGCTACAGGGCGGGCAGCCCGCAATGA
- a CDS encoding DUF58 domain-containing protein: MSERSDLRTQPWGAAALAAGLVSLAVGWWLGWPELAVPGGVATGVFLAGLAASLGRPGLGVTLAAEHRRVPVGGDPGLTLTLVNTGRRRVWPGNLAVPVRPQTPRGPAAAGPERLLAIRWPRLAARARPLGRPARSSGLAPGQSLVVCAAAPTKRRGLFLIGPVRAVRGDPFGLVARGFAVGRPLEIAVCPPIATLRFGPAGMIKDLEGRPTGQAAEPDASFHALRPYQAGDDVRAIHWRSSARLGRAMVRQSEDTRRAQVAAAISTNPAEYGTPEDFELAVAVCASIGLAALAQAGDVTIVAGQEVRRFGQPDRGRLLDAAAAMTLDERGGGRLAAAVARIRGTAPRTTLAVLVAGAGLTAGELSRAAGLLPRHASVVAVRSGVGGRATVGRVGRLRLVGIGELGQLPELVRRWERV, from the coding sequence ATGTCAGAGCGAAGCGACCTGCGGACCCAGCCTTGGGGGGCGGCGGCGTTGGCGGCGGGCTTGGTCAGCCTGGCGGTTGGCTGGTGGCTCGGCTGGCCGGAACTGGCGGTGCCCGGCGGAGTGGCGACGGGGGTTTTCCTCGCGGGCCTGGCGGCGTCGCTGGGCCGGCCCGGTCTGGGCGTGACCCTCGCGGCGGAACACCGCCGAGTGCCGGTTGGCGGCGACCCGGGCCTGACGTTGACCCTTGTGAACACGGGTCGGCGGCGGGTGTGGCCGGGAAACCTGGCGGTGCCGGTCCGCCCGCAAACGCCTCGGGGCCCCGCAGCGGCCGGCCCCGAACGTCTGCTCGCCATCCGCTGGCCCCGTCTCGCGGCGCGCGCTCGGCCGCTCGGGCGGCCCGCCCGGTCGTCCGGCTTGGCGCCGGGGCAGTCGTTGGTGGTCTGTGCCGCCGCCCCGACCAAACGCCGAGGCCTCTTTCTAATTGGGCCGGTGCGGGCGGTCCGGGGCGATCCGTTTGGCCTGGTGGCCCGAGGTTTCGCGGTTGGCCGGCCGCTCGAGATCGCAGTTTGTCCGCCAATCGCAACCCTGCGGTTTGGGCCTGCGGGGATGATCAAGGACCTTGAGGGCAGGCCGACGGGCCAGGCCGCCGAGCCGGACGCGTCATTCCACGCCCTGCGGCCGTACCAGGCGGGCGACGACGTGCGGGCCATTCATTGGCGGTCGTCGGCCCGGCTGGGCCGGGCGATGGTGCGGCAGTCCGAGGACACGCGCCGCGCCCAAGTGGCCGCGGCGATCTCGACCAACCCGGCCGAGTACGGGACGCCTGAGGATTTCGAACTGGCGGTCGCAGTCTGCGCTTCCATCGGCCTGGCCGCCTTGGCGCAGGCGGGAGACGTGACCATTGTGGCGGGCCAGGAGGTTCGGCGCTTTGGCCAGCCTGATCGCGGCCGGTTACTGGACGCCGCCGCCGCAATGACCCTCGACGAGCGAGGCGGCGGCCGTCTGGCGGCCGCAGTCGCCCGGATCAGGGGAACGGCGCCACGAACCACGCTGGCGGTCTTGGTAGCCGGGGCCGGCCTGACCGCCGGCGAGCTGAGCCGGGCCGCCGGCCTGCTGCCGCGCCATGCGAGCGTGGTCGCGGTGCGGTCCGGGGTTGGCGGCCGGGCGACGGTTGGCCGGGTGGGCCGGCTGCGCCTGGTCGGAATTGGCGAACTCGGGCAGTTGCCGGAACTGGTGCGGCGTTGGGAACGGGTGTGA
- a CDS encoding MoxR family ATPase, with translation MDRQVAEGFARAFAAIRAAVADAIVGKAGVVDLVLTAMLAGGHVLIEDVPGTGKTSLAKALAAAVAGSHGRVQFTPDLLPSDLIGASIYDQASGRFEFRPGPVFCSVLLADEVNRASPKTQSALLEVMEERQVTLDGTSHCVPRPFVVIATQNPVEQLGTYPLPEAQLDRFLVRTRLGYPDHATAVRLVTESARVDRTAGVRPVASAGQIAGLGQLAAQAHLAPLVADYIVALVEATRADQRCELGASMRGGLALARCAKVYALAQGRPYVTPDDIKALAPAVLAHRLIIEPDAQMEGVKADGVVADVLGRVPAPAVGGAELARALA, from the coding sequence ATGGACAGGCAGGTGGCTGAGGGGTTCGCGCGCGCGTTCGCCGCCATCAGGGCGGCGGTGGCGGACGCGATAGTCGGCAAGGCCGGGGTTGTCGACCTGGTGTTGACAGCCATGCTGGCGGGCGGACATGTGCTCATCGAAGACGTGCCGGGCACGGGCAAGACCTCGCTCGCCAAGGCGCTGGCGGCGGCCGTCGCGGGAAGTCACGGCCGGGTTCAGTTCACGCCGGACTTGCTGCCTTCCGACTTGATCGGGGCGTCGATCTACGACCAGGCCAGCGGCCGTTTTGAGTTCCGTCCGGGACCGGTCTTTTGCTCGGTGCTGCTCGCGGACGAGGTCAACCGGGCCAGCCCCAAGACCCAATCGGCGTTGCTCGAGGTGATGGAGGAGCGGCAGGTCACGCTCGACGGGACCAGCCATTGCGTTCCCCGCCCGTTCGTGGTCATCGCCACCCAGAATCCGGTCGAGCAGTTGGGCACCTACCCGCTGCCGGAAGCACAGTTGGACCGCTTCCTGGTCCGGACCAGGCTCGGTTATCCCGATCATGCGACAGCGGTCAGGCTCGTGACGGAGAGTGCGCGGGTGGACCGCACGGCCGGGGTCAGGCCGGTCGCGTCGGCCGGTCAGATCGCGGGGCTTGGTCAACTGGCCGCGCAGGCGCACCTTGCGCCCCTGGTCGCTGACTACATTGTGGCGTTGGTTGAGGCGACGCGCGCCGACCAGCGGTGCGAGTTGGGCGCGTCGATGCGGGGCGGCCTGGCGTTGGCCCGGTGCGCCAAGGTCTACGCGCTGGCCCAGGGCCGTCCATACGTCACGCCAGATGACATCAAGGCCTTGGCCCCCGCGGTCCTGGCGCATCGGCTGATCATCGAGCCGGACGCCCAGATGGAGGGCGTCAAGGCGGATGGCGTGGTCGCGGACGTGCTTGGCCGGGTGCCTGCCCCGGCGGTCGGCGGTGCCGAACTGGCCCGGGCGCTGGCGTAG